The following is a genomic window from Tripterygium wilfordii isolate XIE 37 chromosome 19, ASM1340144v1, whole genome shotgun sequence.
attgtactatattttgtgctattagaagtctaagttgctagtttagctttcgtgcaacatttcataagttaaagatgtgaatagaccaagtaacatttgaaattgcacaaaaacgtgaattgctcgtctatggagagagttgagcaattccaaagcatcaatttggaccattgtactccatttagtgttcttagatgtctaacatgctagtttagccttcgggcaaggtttcgtgaggaaaacatgcgaatagaccaagttatgtttaaactgcacaaaaacctaaaatgctcgtctatggagagagctgagcaattccaaagcatcaaagtggaccgttgtactctatttagtgttttgagaagtctaacttgctgctctagctatcgtgcaacgttttgttagttaaagatgcgaatagaacaagttatgtttgaaatgacacaaaaagtgtaaagctcatctatcgagagagttgaccaattccaaagcatcaaagtggaccgttgtactatattttgtgttattagatgtctaagttgccactctagctttcgtgcaacgtttcataagttaaagatgtgaatagaccaagttatgtttgaaattgcacaaaaacgtgaaatgctcatctatggagaaagctgagcaattccaaagcatcaaagtggaccgttgtactctatttagtgttcttagaagtccaacttgctactctagctatcgtgcaatgttttgtcagttaaagatgggaatagaccaagttatgtttgaaatggcacaaaaagggtAAAGcttatctatcgagagagttgaccaattccaaagcatcaaagtggaccgttgtactatattttgtgttattagaagtctaagttgctactctagcttttgtgcaatgtttcataagttaaagatgtgaatagaccaagttatgtttgaaattgcacaaaaacgtgaaatgctcgtctatggagaaagctgagcaattccaaagcatcaaagtggaccgttgtactctatttagtgttcttagaagtctaacttgctactctagctttcgtgcaacgtttcgttagttaaagatgcgaatagaccaagttatgtttgaaattgcacaaaaacatggaaagctcatctatggagagagctgagcaattccaaagcatcaaagtggaccgttgtactatattttgtgttattagaagtctaagttgctactctagcttttgttggttgctaaaactaattttagacacacagcggaagctaactaggatcgttttagcataggtataaatcaaaatttaacgaacgatgccctacggccatagcgtgtttttgcctaacatgcttctaaaaatttatttgatctcaaatattattttaacatgttaatcgaacacgtaagatcaagttttaatatttgtaaataatcctagcatacttctagttttatatcctaacaattattaaaacaagatcaagcacacacaacatggcatcaagaaagttagggattaaccaacctcttcaaaatcgaggtcctaagctttcttcttttcttgaacgcacgaaccaccggcttgatctctaccaacttggaatgcctacgtcgtttccttggtattccccttaatctccttgtgaacgtgcaaagcaaagaatcaccgattggtggtcaaccaaaaatcaactatacggccatcactttttttaaactcaatactttgtttttctttgtatttaataggacaCGGTTGTGCCGCAATTGTGCTGCCTAAGAATTTAGTAAATCGTAGAgcacatgttgtatttatataaaaataatagagtccctattaggtttagttttactaatccaatgggaattaggaaaaccaataaagtagaccttgtcaactacttataattgacgcctcttttatttctcattgggctgtccatgtttttgcaatgcaaagcatgcttggcccaatacttcaagaattcaaggctcaaatattattttgatccttagtccattcttgactttaattttgattatgtaaaatatttattttacaatccaaatcaaaatttcgagacttattattttatcataaatacacttacaagaattttgtatatcttaacaaaaataatttcatcttagggttatctttggaaatccaaaacccaataaaattatatctatttgtcatacaaattctattcttgtaaatatcccaatgaccgttgtgatatggtgaaatttgccgatcttcctttaataggacgagagactaaaatgaggctaccaaggggactctgcaggacatacaaatctaggctcccaaaatattattctttaccgccaagccctatgactaggaataatatttcaatccaatgttcgtctgacactacctgaactatggatgaactcccagagatgtacaatacttacatcgaggcttttccttattagaaacctatccctgacctgtgagatgtgtacgaatatatcctccatgcaacacccggtaagttgaagtgagagtttgtgtactatcaaacactccaaagtccatatttcccctgagttctcagttcccttatatctatccactaagcgtattagattgacccgtcgatcaatctaaatgctaacgcttgatccataaggatcactttacagagtttctgggtagattaatttgaacctctcaggtgggtgcttacacttccgtatcccgaaagtacatgaatgactattttgtaggtatgctcccacaaactagtggcatacatccaatccatcgagtatattgacaatagtgtgtgtctcactcattgatgaatcaaaacgcacacgctataagtatgaaagtattgacttactcaagcttaagagatatcgtactctcacagctataggatgaacaactcattgatagtacttttctagttgttctttcctatgtaagtctgtcaatgtatgtttccttacatacaccagtgcaccaatccgagactcctctcgagtgatcaagacaaaccactcccctatttggagatgtccatgcactacaacctatatcaacaaagtgcctaactttgttaatctggttgtgactaatttatttcggatgtaatagtgaatcttgtgtctgtctatattcacacataaagtgtatctgagtatccaagattactataaataacatctctagacattgatggaacattcatacataaatgaaaagacatctaatacacataatgcaatattaaatattcatcaataaacctcagaactgtcatacatggtatgtttttaggacataatcccaacataAAGCTcgcctatcgagagagttgagaaattccaaagcatcaaggtggaccgttgtactctattttgtgttcttagaagtttaacttgctacttgagctttcgtgcaacgtttcgtaagtcaaagatgcgaatagaccaagtcatgtttgaaattatacaaacatGTGTAACCACGTAACCGGACGTGGACCTTCTAGAGTCCTTGTCTTCTTGGAAAACCGAATCAGTATAACCCACTGGAACGATCTCATCACTACGGCAAACAAGCATATAATCTTTCGTTCTCCGaagatacttgaatatatgtttgaccgcCGTCCAGTGATGCAAACCAGGGTTAGATTGATTACTACTAACCAATCCCACTGCATAGCAGATGTCTGGCCTAGTACAAAGCATAGCGTACATGAGACTGCCAACTACGGAAGCATATGGCACCTTACTCATTTCACGCTTCTCTTCTTCCGTCTTAGGAAAGTTGTCCTTCGAAAGAGGTACTCCATGTCTAAAAGGTAAAAGACCTTTCTTGGAGTCATGCAATGTGTACTTGACTAGAATCTTCTCTATGTATGTGGCTTGGGAGAGAGCTAATGTTCTAGTTCCGCGATCTCAcataagcttgatgcctagaacatagcttgcttctcataggtctttcatgttaaactgattggataaccatatcttgaccgctgataaagttgcagtatcatttctgatgagcaatatgtcatcaacgtagagaattaagaacacaattttcccgccgtccaatctcttgtatacacacggttcatcagggttttgatcaaatccGTAGGATTTAATCGTCTGATCGAATCGAATGTTCCTAGATCTAGATGCTtgcttaagtccataaatggacttCTTAAGCTTGCAAACCATATTTTGCTGACTTTCAGCAACGAATCCGATGGGTTGCATCATATAAATGCTTTCGTCTAGATGGCCATTGAGGAAAGCCGTCTTGACATCCATATGCcatatctcataatcaaaatgagctgatatggcgagaagtattctgatggacttaagcatggctacaggtgagaaagtctcctcatagtctataccctctttctgagtatagcccttcgccaccaaccttgctttaaaggtttcaacctttccatctactcctcttttccttttgtagacccatttgcacCCTATGGGTTTTATTCCGTCGGGTATGTCTACAAGATCCCACACTTCATTAGAATACATAGACTCTAATTCAGATTCCATCGCTTTGAGCCAATGATCTGCATCAGCATCAGAAACTGCTTCTTCATAACTAGTGGGATCTGGTTCAAGTTCGTCAGACACTGCCAAAACTGACTCTCCAAAGTACATGAACCTTTCAGGAGGTCGTGagaccctcccactacgacgaagctctggtgttgcatccaaaattgtttcggttatttgttcattctcaacattttctgttggaccggaagttgaaccatcaagattttgttcttcaaggatTAGCTTCCTTGGTTCACTGCTGTTGATACAAtcctcttctaagaatctagcattCGTGCTAATGAATACTTTTTGACTATCAGGATTGTAAAAATAGCCACCACGAGTCCCTTtaggaaatccaacccaatagcacaacacagatcttggtccaaatttagttgtcttatctgccagtacaaaagccgaacatccccaaacttttagatttctaggatcaGACTTGCGTCCAGTCCACATCTCATGAGGTGTCTTTGATACTGACTTAGATGGTCCTAAATTCAAGATGTGCATGGCAGTTTCTAGggcatatccccaaaaagattcaggaagagtagcatgacacatcatgcatcttaccatatccagtagagttctgtttctcctttctgctaccccattttgttgaggtgttcTAGGTGCAGAAAGCTGAGTAACAATGCCATTATCCGTGAGATACTGTTTAtactcatctagcatgtattcgccaccacggtcagaccgtatagctttgatgcgtttatccaattggttctccgcaaaagccttaaactctttgaacttgtcaaaaGCCTCAGACTTGCGACGCATTAGATAAATGCATCCATACCTAGAGTAATCATCAGTAAAAGTAATGAAGTACTCAAAACCTCCTCGGGCTTGTACCGTCATCGGTCCACATACGTCTGTATGCACCAACTCAAGCAAATCATTAGCCCTAAGGCCTTTGAACTTGAACGACCTCTTAGTCATTTTACCTTCTAAACAAGACCTACATTGTGGCATACTGTTCATATCTAATGGGCCGAGTGACCCATCATGAACTAGCctattgattcttgtttggttaatatggccaagtcgtaagtgccaaagggtttcctcattggatgtggcctttctctttctagattcagcatgcataatatcacaattattaccagagtaggaatttggatgtaaataaaacaaatttccattcatagttccagagcatatttcctttccatatctactaattgtaacattagaaggaaagataaatgatacccttctgacattaaacttgaaactgaaattaaatttcgtctaatatccggaacataaaggcaatcattcaatgttaaaatcttattacatccaaaatataaattaactattcctactttagtagcttctactatgactcctgaagcagtcctcaaagtgatttctcctttattaagtttcctggtttcctgaaacccctgcaatgaattgcacacatgattagtggctccagagtctacaatgcaggatacagtagaatcaaccactaaacaagtctcaataaatagaatattaccctcaatatgcttctttgctagaagctttgggcaatcacttttccagtgccctttctggttgcaatgaaagcatttgcctttccccttcacaaccttgccctttttctttatctttgggcctttggcagcagtggcttgcttcttcttattcttaggcTTTTTGGGCCCAGAATTAGAAACTTTAACAAAATGGACTTGCTTTTCCTTTCCCATTATCTGCTCAGCGGATTGAAGTTCCTTCATAAGCATTGGAAGAGACATCTTCATCTTGTTCATGTTGAAGTTCAACTTGAACTGGGAGAATGAGCTTGACAAGGTCTCCAAGACCATATCCACCTGCGTTTGTCCATCGATTTCAGCACCAAGATCCAAGGATTCATGGAGGTACTCCATGACCTTGAGCATATGCTCTCTCACGGGAGTACCCTCGGCCTGCTTGGcgttcatcaacttctttatcgcTTGCTGCCTTGCAGGACGAGTGGTTTGTTGGAACATTTCCTGCAGACTGAAGATCATGTCTCCAGCTGTCTGCATGCTCTCATGTTGTTTCTGTAAGACTGGCGATAAAGACGCTAAGATATAGCACTTGGCCATGTcattggcattgatccatttttgccgagccaatctgtcctcatctgttgggtcagggcccaactcaggacaatcctcgatcagaacatacttgtacccacctgaggtgagcactatgtccaagtttcgtttccagtcaacataattcggtgcagatagtttgttttcattcaatatggaaataagtggagaaaacgacatctgaaatttagaacatttaaaatgcatcagatgaatgctccaattatttaatctttttacatatctactaagtaataaaaacccaaacatttactaagtaaataaaatgtaatagcgtatcaaccaacaacaattgctgccctagttgacccaagtctaactcagtcaaataaattcaagcgtctagccttttgggcctcttgaatttcttgatcgcTATTTATTTGGCTCCTTTGTAGGTTGAGTGTAAACCAAGGTTTAACTTACTGGAACTTGCTCATGtgaaaactccatcccagaggggggttgcgcgtgcaacacgagtaagctttcatacaagcgtgcataagttatcagctttcaattctactattgcaactaatggatactccatcccagaggggggttgcgcatgcaacacgagtaagtacccatctacaaataagaatcaaaatttccacttgaaatcctcccactagacctggcatataaactccatcccagaggggggttgcgcatgcaacacgagtaagtttatataccctagtgaggattaacctttgggaagccgtgggtcatgtcattagatataaccctctcccactcaataatttattattagggtttttctggttgaagattaccttagatcctagtggctcgaatcaacctttaatcgttaaccaattatgtaattccacgtgattaaactcataattattcccaatagttaattaggtgattaacctaaatctttaatctattaaattatgccacgaaagttcatctaatcatgtaattacatgtagcttattagatgtcgaaaggtgattcctaataagcccggtgccaaggcttgtctatatgccaatttaatcatacatccattcacataagtaaaagcataattgaataaagcaaaataaacaaacataataaacacatatgataCTATATCTAAGCTGGTCTTCATGATGTCCAACATGCAGATATCCATCTCCAATCGTGACTCGAAGACTAGGGAGAAACCCTAGCCGTGGGCCGTGAGTCTGCTTCACTTTCGGGAATTTTCTTTGTGTCGAACTCCATCACGAATCTGCGTTCGCGACTTCCAGAGGCTGTCCAGGGGAAGGCTTACAagtgattctaatgaatttacaaagcatggaaactacaaatctgaaaaaaaaaaaacagctttacaaaaaatatcccatagactctaaacgcaagcctatgggttacaacccaaaacaataaaattaaataaattaataccagcttagtacagtatctcaaggctgcaaaacaagtgttagtggcatccaaaaattcacaaaatcaatcgcacaccctaggcaccaatctagcgcgcaattatttttcttatgaatctttgtgttaatcttgacttaatacatactaagtttcctccgataccatttgttggttgctaaaactaattttagacacacagcggaagctaactaggatcgtcttagcataggtataaatcaaaatttaacgaacgatgccctacggccatagcgtgtttttgcctaacatgcttctaaaaatttatttgatctcaaatattattttaacatgttaatcgaacacgtaagatcaagttttaatatttgtaaataatcctagcatacttctagttttatatcctaacaattattaaaacaagatcaagcacacacaacatggcatcaagaaagttagggattaaccaacctcttcaaaatcgaggtcctaagctttcttcttttcttgaacgcacgaaccaccggcttgatctctaccaacttggaatgcctacgtcgtttccttggtattccccttaatctccttgtgaacgtgcaaagcaaaaaatcaccgattggtggtgaaccaaaaatcaactatacggccatcacttttttaaactcaatactttgtttttctttgtatttaataggacacggttgtgccgcaattgtgctgcctaagaattgagtaaatcgtagagcacatgttgtatttatataaaaataatagagtccctattaggtttagttttactaatccaatgggaattaggaaaaccaataaaggagaccttgtcaactacttataattgacgcctcttttatttctcattgggctgtccatgtttttgcaatgcaaagcatgcttggcccaaaacttcaagaattcaaggctcaaatattattttgatccttagtccattcttgactttaattttgattatgtaaaatatttattttacaatccaaatcaaaatttcgagacttattattttatcataaatacacttacaagaattttgtatatcttaacaaaaataatttcatcttagggttatctttggaaatccaaaacccaataaaattatatctatttgtcatacaaattctattcttgtaaatatcccaatgaccgttgtgatatggtgaaatttgccgatcttcctttaataggacgagagactaaaatgaggctaccaaggggactccgcaggacatacaaatctaggctcccaaaatattattctttaccgccaagccctattactaggaataatatttcaatccaatgttcgtctgacactacctgaactatggatgaactcccagagatgtacgatacttacatcgaggcttttccttattagaaacctgtccatcgagtatattgacaatagtgtgtgtctcactcattgatgaatcaaaacgcacacgctataagtatgaaagtattgacttactcaagcttaagagatatcgtactctcacagctataggatgaacaactcattgatagtacttttctggttgttctttcctatgtaagtccgtcaatgtatgtttccttacatacaccagtgcaccaatccgagactcctctcgagtgatca
Proteins encoded in this region:
- the LOC119985521 gene encoding uncharacterized protein LOC119985521; translated protein: MAKCYILASLSPVLQKQHESMQTAGDMIFSLQEMFQQTTRPARQQAIKKLMNAKQAEGTPVREHMLKVMEYLHESLDLGAEIDGQTQVDMVLETLSSSFSQFKLNFNMNKMKMSLPMLMKELQSAEQIMGKEKQVHFVKVSNSGPKKPKNKKKYGCIYLMRRKSEAFDKFKEFKYLTDNGIVTQLSAPRTPQQNGDHLSQYQRHLMRCGLDARTRGGYFYNPDSQKVFISTNARFLEEDCINSKLRRSGRVSRPPERFMYFGESVLAVSDELEPDPTSYEEAVSDADADHWLKAMESELESMYSNEVWDLTAFLNGHLDESIYMMQPIGFVAESQQNMVCKLKKSIYGLKTLALSQATYIEKILVKYTLHDSKKGLLPFRHGVPLSKDNFPKTEEEKREMSKVPYASVVGSLMYAMLCTRPDICYAVGLVSSNQSNPGLHHWTAVKHIFKYLRRTKDYMLVCRSDEIVPVGYTDSVFQEDKDSRRSTSGYVVTHDTVVSQLCCRRIE